The Actinocatenispora sera genome has a window encoding:
- a CDS encoding helix-turn-helix domain-containing protein, whose protein sequence is MRAGGRGRDVTAGWDVVSPGRPGRLPGVIMAGFDVLDLAAPVRLVPHPAVTVVVEFGAGQPIVADAAGRERRGSLVAGPGFGLGGALARGADVTCVQVRLSPVLARSILGVAAGDLSGIGVPLDDLWGADAARLRERLAAAASWPDRFALVEEALARRRRPGSYPDPEVAWAWRRLVAGRGLVRIDPLAAEVGWSRKRLWSRFAAQLGLPPKRAATLIRFDHAAYHLATGRDPARVAADAGYADQSHLHREVVSCTGVTPATLAEEPFLAVDDVAWPTLQRRRRGPGFPARQAI, encoded by the coding sequence ATGCGGGCCGGCGGGCGCGGGCGCGACGTGACGGCTGGGTGGGACGTGGTGAGCCCCGGCCGGCCCGGTCGGCTGCCCGGCGTGATCATGGCCGGGTTCGACGTCCTGGATCTCGCCGCGCCGGTACGGCTCGTCCCGCATCCCGCGGTGACGGTGGTGGTGGAGTTCGGCGCCGGCCAGCCGATCGTGGCCGACGCGGCCGGCCGGGAGCGGCGCGGCAGCCTGGTCGCCGGGCCCGGGTTCGGCCTCGGCGGCGCGCTGGCCCGCGGCGCGGACGTCACCTGCGTCCAGGTACGGCTCTCGCCGGTACTGGCCCGCTCGATCCTCGGCGTGGCCGCCGGCGACCTGAGCGGCATCGGCGTACCGCTGGACGACCTCTGGGGCGCCGACGCCGCCCGGCTGCGCGAGCGGCTGGCCGCGGCGGCCTCGTGGCCGGACCGGTTCGCGCTGGTCGAGGAGGCGCTCGCGCGCCGGCGCCGGCCCGGTTCGTACCCGGACCCGGAGGTGGCGTGGGCCTGGCGCCGGCTCGTCGCCGGTCGCGGGCTGGTCCGGATCGACCCCCTGGCAGCCGAGGTCGGCTGGAGCCGCAAGCGGCTGTGGTCCCGGTTCGCCGCGCAGCTCGGCCTGCCGCCGAAGCGTGCCGCGACGCTGATCCGGTTCGACCACGCCGCGTACCACCTGGCGACGGGGCGGGATCCGGCCCGGGTCGCCGCGGACGCTGGCTACGCCGACCAGTCGCACCTGCACCGCGAGGTGGTGTCGTGTACCGGCGTCACCCCGGCGACGCTCGCCGAGGAGCCGTTCCTGGCCGTCGACGACGTCGCCTGGCCGACCCTGCAGCGCCGACGTCGCGGACCGGGTTTCCCTGCCCGGCAAGCAATCTGA
- a CDS encoding TetR/AcrR family transcriptional regulator: MPTGVHLQDARQQLFDAAERVLLRAGANGLTSRAVTDEAGCAKGVLHRYFADFDTFLTALVLDRAAAQLAPRAAELRQAAGTGAVVDNLTTALTALFGPIWVALIPLITFRDELRARLRAARPGGGTAILGEVTGAVGDYLTAERELGRLAADADIASLTLSLVGGGHLLFAEPGQPAPDAVARFVTSVLADVLRRRPR; this comes from the coding sequence ATGCCAACCGGGGTGCACCTGCAGGACGCCCGGCAGCAGCTGTTCGACGCCGCGGAGCGGGTGCTGCTGCGGGCCGGGGCGAACGGGCTGACCAGCCGCGCCGTGACCGACGAGGCCGGCTGTGCCAAGGGGGTGCTGCACCGGTACTTCGCCGACTTCGACACGTTCCTCACCGCGCTCGTGCTCGACCGGGCGGCGGCACAGCTGGCACCGCGCGCCGCCGAGTTGCGGCAGGCCGCCGGTACCGGCGCGGTCGTCGACAACCTCACCACCGCGCTGACCGCGCTGTTCGGGCCGATCTGGGTGGCGCTCATCCCGCTCATCACGTTCCGGGACGAGCTGCGCGCCCGGCTGCGGGCCGCCCGGCCCGGCGGCGGGACCGCGATCCTGGGCGAGGTCACCGGTGCGGTCGGCGACTACCTGACGGCCGAGCGCGAACTCGGTCGGCTCGCCGCCGACGCCGACATCGCGTCGCTGACCCTCTCGCTGGTCGGCGGCGGACACCTGCTGTTCGCCGAACCCGGCCAGCCGGCGCCCGACGCCGTCGCGCGGTTCGTCACCTCGGTCCTCGCCGACGTGCTTCGCCGCCGCCCCCGCTGA
- a CDS encoding alpha/beta fold hydrolase has translation MTTEETTLSRDDGDIFVRQDGPRDAPVLLLIHGTAASGRTWDALVPLLTGTHRVIRVDLLGCGRSAKPVDGDYRTPAQAGRVAAVLDRLGVGRAVVVGHSSGGITATALAEQRPDVVAGLVLVDTGPSMAAFTAPETAAIGPAQWPPTDDQIRQFAATGFARPDFELPADILAEMRETPFEVFAALMQDPRWYLEEKTLPDRLAALGTPLLVLFGEQDRRWRPSSANDYLVVPGARVEMLPDVGHTPIIEDPARTAELVLDFAASHPAPRLTPG, from the coding sequence ATGACGACGGAAGAGACCACGCTGTCGCGGGACGACGGCGACATCTTCGTACGGCAGGACGGCCCGCGGGACGCGCCGGTACTGCTGCTCATCCATGGCACCGCCGCGTCCGGCCGTACCTGGGACGCGCTGGTACCGCTGCTGACCGGTACCCACCGGGTCATCCGGGTCGACCTGCTCGGCTGCGGCCGGTCGGCCAAGCCGGTCGACGGCGACTACCGGACCCCGGCCCAGGCCGGCCGGGTCGCCGCGGTACTGGACCGGCTCGGTGTCGGGCGCGCCGTGGTGGTCGGCCACTCCAGCGGCGGCATCACCGCGACCGCGCTCGCCGAGCAGCGGCCCGACGTGGTGGCGGGGCTGGTACTGGTGGACACCGGGCCGAGCATGGCCGCCTTCACCGCGCCGGAGACCGCGGCGATCGGGCCGGCGCAGTGGCCGCCGACCGACGACCAGATCCGCCAGTTCGCGGCGACCGGCTTCGCCCGGCCGGACTTCGAGCTGCCGGCCGACATCCTGGCCGAGATGCGCGAGACGCCGTTCGAGGTGTTCGCCGCGCTGATGCAGGATCCCCGCTGGTACCTGGAGGAGAAGACGCTGCCGGACCGGCTCGCGGCGCTCGGCACGCCGCTGCTGGTGCTGTTCGGCGAGCAGGACCGCCGCTGGCGCCCGTCGTCGGCGAACGACTACCTCGTGGTACCGGGCGCCCGGGTGGAGATGCTGCCCGACGTGGGGCACACCCCGATCATCGAGGACCCCGCCCGCACCGCGGAACTGGTGCTGGACTTCGCCGCGAGCCACCCCGCGCCGCGGCTCACTCCCGGCTGA